In Solanum pennellii chromosome 3, SPENNV200, a single window of DNA contains:
- the LOC107012322 gene encoding probable galacturonosyltransferase 13 isoform X1 — protein MQLHFSPSMRSITISSSNNNGGFGELMKIKLAPRHFNYRRLFHTILLLAFLLPFVFILAALVTLEGVNKCSSFDCLGRRLGPKLLGRTDDSKQKLVKDFVKILNQVNSEELPSVMKLPESYAHLVSEMKNYKYSAKEFALMLKGMMERSEREIRESKFAELMNKHFAASAVPKGIHCLSLRLTDEYSSNAHARRQLPSPELLPLLSENLLHHFVLSTDNILAASVVVNSAVQSFLRPEKTVFHVITDKKTYAGMHSWFALNPVSPAIVEVRGIHQFDWLTRENIPVLEAVEGHYGIRKYYHGNHVTGANLSDTTTPRSFASKLQARSPKYISLLNHIRIYLPELFPNLHKVVFLDDDVVIQRDLSPLWDIDLNGKVNGAVQTCKGEDEWVMSKRFRNYFNFSHPLIAKSLNPDECAWAYGMNIFDLHTWRKTNIRDTYHSWLKENLKSKLTMWKLGTLPPALIAFKGHVHPIDPSWHMLGLGYQNKSNIDKVKKAAVIHYNGQSKPWLELGFEHLRPYWTKYVDYSNDFIKNCHILE, from the exons ATGCAGCTGCACTTCTCACCTAGCATGAGAAGTATAACAATATCGAGCAGCAATAACAATGGAGGGTTTGGTGAATTAATGAAGATCAAACTCGCACCTCGCCATTTCAACTATAGAAGACTCTTTCATACAATACTTCTCCTAGCTTTTTTGTTGCCATTTGTCTTCATTCTCGCTGCTCTTGTTACCCTTGAAGGCGTCAACAAGTGCTCCTCATTTG ACTGTTTAGGTAGACGATTGGGACCAAAGCTTCTTGGACGGACTGATGATTCAAAA CAGAAACTGGTAAAGGATTTTGTTAAGATCCTCAATCAAGTGAACTCTGAGGAACTGCCATCTGTTATGAAGCTCCCAGAGTCTTATGCTCATCTTGTTTCTGAAATGAAAAATTACAAGTACAGTGCAAAAGAATTTGCTTTGATGCTGAAGGGAATG ATGGAGAGATCTGAAAGGGAGATCAGGGAATCAAAATTTGCAGAGCTAATGAATAAGCACTTTGCTGCTAGTGCAGTCCCTAAAGGCATTCACTGTCTTTCACTGCGGCTGACTGATGAGTACTCCTCTAATGCTCATGCACGAAGACAGTTGCCTTCGCCAGAACTACTCCCTCTCCTTTCCGAGAACTTGTTGCACCATTTTGTATTGTCAACTGATAACATCCTAGCTGCTTCAGTTGTGGTCAATTCTGCCGTGCAGTCATTTTTGAGGCCTGAAAAAACTGTTTTCCATGTCATCACTGACAAGAAAACATATGCAGGGATGCACTCCTGGTTTGCTCTTAATCCTGTCTCTCCAGCGATTGTGGAAGTTAGAGGTATTCATCAGTTTGACTGGTTAACCAGAGAAAATATTCCAGTGCTTGAAGCAGTTGAGGGTCATTATGGGATTCGGAAATACTACCATGGAAACCATGTAACTGGCGCCAATCTCAGTGATACTACTACTCCAAGATCTTTTGCCTCAAAACTGCAGGCTAGAAGCCCAAAATACATTTCCTTGCTCAATCACATTCGCATATATTTGCCAGAG CTCTTCCCAAACCTTCATAAAGTGGTTTTCTTGGATGACGATGTGGTGATTCAGCGTGACTTGTCTCCATTGTGGGACATTGACCTTAACGGAAAGGTGAATGGAGCTGTTCAGACCTGTAAAGGAGAAGATGAATGGGTGATGTCAAAGCGATTCAGAAACtactttaatttttctcatcCTCTCATAGCAAAAAGTTTGAACCCTGACGAGTGTGCATGGGCTTATGGGATGAATATTTTTGACTTGCATACGTGGAGAAAGACAAATATAAGAGATACTTACCATTCATGGCTTAAAGAG AATCTGAAGTCCAAACTGACAATGTGGAAGCTTGGAACACTACCTCCTGCTTTGATTGCATTCAAGGGTCATGTTCACCCAATTGATCCCTCATGGCACATGCTTGGCTTGGGCTATCAAAATAAGTCCAACATTGATAAAGTGAAGAAGGCTGCTGTAATTCATTACAATGGCCAGTCCAAACCTTGGTTGGAGTTAGGCTTTGAGCATCTCCGTCCTTATTGGACAAAGTATGTAGACTACTCCAACGATTTTATAAAGAATTGCCACATATTGGAGTAA
- the LOC107012322 gene encoding probable galacturonosyltransferase 13 isoform X2, translating into MQLHFSPSMRSITISSSNNNGGFGELMKIKLAPRHFNYRRLFHTILLLAFLLPFVFILAALVTLEGVNKCSSFDCLGRRLGPKLLGRTDDSKKLVKDFVKILNQVNSEELPSVMKLPESYAHLVSEMKNYKYSAKEFALMLKGMMERSEREIRESKFAELMNKHFAASAVPKGIHCLSLRLTDEYSSNAHARRQLPSPELLPLLSENLLHHFVLSTDNILAASVVVNSAVQSFLRPEKTVFHVITDKKTYAGMHSWFALNPVSPAIVEVRGIHQFDWLTRENIPVLEAVEGHYGIRKYYHGNHVTGANLSDTTTPRSFASKLQARSPKYISLLNHIRIYLPELFPNLHKVVFLDDDVVIQRDLSPLWDIDLNGKVNGAVQTCKGEDEWVMSKRFRNYFNFSHPLIAKSLNPDECAWAYGMNIFDLHTWRKTNIRDTYHSWLKENLKSKLTMWKLGTLPPALIAFKGHVHPIDPSWHMLGLGYQNKSNIDKVKKAAVIHYNGQSKPWLELGFEHLRPYWTKYVDYSNDFIKNCHILE; encoded by the exons ATGCAGCTGCACTTCTCACCTAGCATGAGAAGTATAACAATATCGAGCAGCAATAACAATGGAGGGTTTGGTGAATTAATGAAGATCAAACTCGCACCTCGCCATTTCAACTATAGAAGACTCTTTCATACAATACTTCTCCTAGCTTTTTTGTTGCCATTTGTCTTCATTCTCGCTGCTCTTGTTACCCTTGAAGGCGTCAACAAGTGCTCCTCATTTG ACTGTTTAGGTAGACGATTGGGACCAAAGCTTCTTGGACGGACTGATGATTCAAAA AAACTGGTAAAGGATTTTGTTAAGATCCTCAATCAAGTGAACTCTGAGGAACTGCCATCTGTTATGAAGCTCCCAGAGTCTTATGCTCATCTTGTTTCTGAAATGAAAAATTACAAGTACAGTGCAAAAGAATTTGCTTTGATGCTGAAGGGAATG ATGGAGAGATCTGAAAGGGAGATCAGGGAATCAAAATTTGCAGAGCTAATGAATAAGCACTTTGCTGCTAGTGCAGTCCCTAAAGGCATTCACTGTCTTTCACTGCGGCTGACTGATGAGTACTCCTCTAATGCTCATGCACGAAGACAGTTGCCTTCGCCAGAACTACTCCCTCTCCTTTCCGAGAACTTGTTGCACCATTTTGTATTGTCAACTGATAACATCCTAGCTGCTTCAGTTGTGGTCAATTCTGCCGTGCAGTCATTTTTGAGGCCTGAAAAAACTGTTTTCCATGTCATCACTGACAAGAAAACATATGCAGGGATGCACTCCTGGTTTGCTCTTAATCCTGTCTCTCCAGCGATTGTGGAAGTTAGAGGTATTCATCAGTTTGACTGGTTAACCAGAGAAAATATTCCAGTGCTTGAAGCAGTTGAGGGTCATTATGGGATTCGGAAATACTACCATGGAAACCATGTAACTGGCGCCAATCTCAGTGATACTACTACTCCAAGATCTTTTGCCTCAAAACTGCAGGCTAGAAGCCCAAAATACATTTCCTTGCTCAATCACATTCGCATATATTTGCCAGAG CTCTTCCCAAACCTTCATAAAGTGGTTTTCTTGGATGACGATGTGGTGATTCAGCGTGACTTGTCTCCATTGTGGGACATTGACCTTAACGGAAAGGTGAATGGAGCTGTTCAGACCTGTAAAGGAGAAGATGAATGGGTGATGTCAAAGCGATTCAGAAACtactttaatttttctcatcCTCTCATAGCAAAAAGTTTGAACCCTGACGAGTGTGCATGGGCTTATGGGATGAATATTTTTGACTTGCATACGTGGAGAAAGACAAATATAAGAGATACTTACCATTCATGGCTTAAAGAG AATCTGAAGTCCAAACTGACAATGTGGAAGCTTGGAACACTACCTCCTGCTTTGATTGCATTCAAGGGTCATGTTCACCCAATTGATCCCTCATGGCACATGCTTGGCTTGGGCTATCAAAATAAGTCCAACATTGATAAAGTGAAGAAGGCTGCTGTAATTCATTACAATGGCCAGTCCAAACCTTGGTTGGAGTTAGGCTTTGAGCATCTCCGTCCTTATTGGACAAAGTATGTAGACTACTCCAACGATTTTATAAAGAATTGCCACATATTGGAGTAA